One segment of Echeneis naucrates chromosome 15, fEcheNa1.1, whole genome shotgun sequence DNA contains the following:
- the six3a gene encoding homeobox protein SIX3a, producing the protein MVFRSPLELYPSHFFLPNFADRPLLLANSAPTTRSPEDLSMFQLPTLNFSPEQVASVCETLEETGDIERLGRFLWSLPVAPGACEAINKHESILRARAVVAFHTGNFRDLYHILENHKFTKDSHGKLQAMWLEAHYQEAEKLRGRPLGPVDKYRVRKKFPLPRTIWDGEQKTHCFKERTRSLLREWYLQDPYPNPSKKRELAQATGLTPTQVGNWFKNRRQRDRAAAAKNRLQHQAIGPTGMRSLSEAGLTPHSSAESPSTAASPTTSVSSMTERVDTGTSILSVTSSDSECDV; encoded by the exons ATGGTTTTCAGATCCCCTTTAGAGCTTTATCCCTCCCATTTCTTCCTGCCAAACTTCGCTGATCGCCCTCTGCTACTGGCGAACAGCGCTCCCACCACCAGGTCTCCAGAAGACTTGTCCATGTTTCAGCTACCGACTCTCAACTTCTCCCCGGAGCAGGTGGCGAGCGTCTGCGAGACGCTGGAGGAGACCGGGGACATCGAACGGCTCGGCCGCTTCCTCTGGTCCCTGCCGGTGGCTCCGGGAGCGTGCGAAGCGATCAACAAACACGAGTCCATCCTGCGCGCCCGGGCCGTGGTGGCGTTCCACACGGGGAATTTCAGAGACCTCTACCACATCCTGGAGAACCACAAGTTCACCAAGGATTCGCACGGCAAACTGCAGGCCATGTGGCTGGAGGCGCACTACCAGGAGGCCGAGAAGCTCCGCGGCCGCCCCCTCGGACCGGTCGATAAGTACCGGGTGCGGAAGAAGTTTCCGCTGCCTCGGACCATCTGGGACGGCGAGCAGAAGACGCACTGTTTCAAAGAGCGGACACGGAGCCTGCTGAGGGAGTGGTACCTTCAGGACCCGTATCCAAACCCCAGCAAGAAAAGGGAACTGGCTCAAGCCACTGGACTCACTCCCACACAGGTCGGAAACTGGTTTAAAAACCGGAGGCAACGAGACAGAGCCGCGGCAGCCAAAAACAG gCTCCAGCACCAAGCAATAGGACCGACCGGCATGAGGTCCCTCTCAGAGGCCGGTCTCACCCCTCACAGCTCGGCAGAGTCGCCTTCAACCGCGGCCAGTCCCACCACCAGCGTTTCCAGTATGACAGAGAGAGTTGATACTGGGACGTCCATCCTGTCCGTCACCTCCAGTGACTCGGAGTGCGATGTATGA